The following are encoded together in the Scytonema millei VB511283 genome:
- a CDS encoding DMT family transporter translates to MITYIKLVLTAIIWGGTFVAGRIVVQTMEPFTAAFFRFAVASICLLILTQKIERHLYKLTRNQVIPVILLGLTGVFSYNAFFFLGLQIVPASRAALIVALNPTFIALGAALFFREKFNSLKLIGITTSLTGAAIVISKGQVVNIFKGGIGWGEIFIFGCVISWVAYTLIGKSVMRSLSPLAATTYACIVGAIALLIPALFEGIVQNFMQFPLSAWLGILYLGVLGSAIGFSWYYEGVVAIGAAKASIFINLVPVSAIAFAALLLHEPITVSLVLGGLLVVVGVFFTNKS, encoded by the coding sequence ATGATAACTTACATAAAATTAGTTTTAACCGCAATTATTTGGGGTGGCACTTTTGTGGCTGGTAGAATAGTCGTGCAAACTATGGAACCGTTTACAGCCGCTTTTTTTCGCTTTGCAGTTGCTTCAATTTGTTTGTTAATCTTGACGCAAAAGATTGAAAGACACTTATATAAACTTACAAGAAATCAAGTTATTCCAGTAATTTTATTAGGCTTGACAGGGGTTTTTAGTTATAACGCATTCTTTTTTCTAGGATTGCAAATTGTCCCTGCTAGCCGCGCTGCTTTAATTGTGGCACTCAACCCTACTTTTATCGCACTTGGTGCTGCTCTATTTTTCAGGGAAAAATTTAACAGTCTCAAATTAATAGGAATTACGACTTCGCTAACGGGTGCAGCAATTGTCATTAGTAAAGGTCAAGTTGTAAATATATTTAAAGGTGGTATAGGTTGGGGAGAAATTTTTATTTTTGGCTGCGTAATCAGTTGGGTAGCTTATACTCTAATTGGTAAATCAGTTATGCGATCGCTTTCTCCCTTAGCTGCTACTACGTATGCTTGTATAGTAGGAGCGATCGCGCTGTTAATTCCAGCCTTATTTGAGGGAATAGTTCAAAATTTCATGCAGTTTCCTCTTTCTGCTTGGCTAGGAATTCTATATCTAGGGGTTTTGGGTTCGGCAATTGGTTTTAGTTGGTATTATGAAGGAGTTGTGGCAATTGGTGCTGCCAAAGCCTCAATTTTTATTAATTTAGTTCCCGTATCCGCGATCGCATTTGCCGCTTTATTATTGCACGAACCGATTACTGTTAGTTTAGTCTTGGGTGGTCTTCTAGTTGTCGTCGGAGTATTTTTTACAAATAAGAGTTAA
- a CDS encoding DUF262 domain-containing protein translates to MATIESQDLSIGKLFNDFYVIPSYQREYVWEEKHVTEFIEDIYREFSESNSTGDSEYFIGSIIVCNRHDGLYEVIDGQQRITTSYLFLCAIRDYLQKVKPEESIELLKNQIASTDIDEEGNNVFRYRVALQYDDSYGVLETIAKQEALNIETTTTHSTQNIKDAYSVISKWLVEQLNDSSVQSIKRFYAYFNKNVILVRVKTVSVADALRVFATINGRGVNLGAIDLLKNLIFMKTNKKDYDRLKRKWQEMVDILFKAKENHMRFLRYFILARYDDRESLKENGIYN, encoded by the coding sequence ATGGCAACTATCGAATCTCAAGATCTTAGTATTGGCAAGCTTTTCAATGATTTTTACGTAATTCCTAGCTACCAACGCGAGTATGTTTGGGAAGAGAAACACGTTACAGAATTTATTGAAGATATTTATAGAGAGTTTTCCGAGAGTAACTCTACAGGAGATTCTGAGTATTTTATTGGTAGCATCATTGTCTGTAACCGACACGACGGATTATATGAAGTTATTGACGGACAGCAACGTATCACAACATCTTATTTATTTCTCTGTGCTATCCGAGATTATTTACAAAAGGTTAAGCCAGAAGAGTCTATTGAATTATTAAAAAATCAAATTGCATCCACAGATATTGATGAAGAAGGCAATAATGTTTTTCGATATCGCGTTGCTCTTCAATACGATGATAGCTACGGTGTTTTAGAGACAATTGCTAAACAAGAAGCATTAAATATAGAGACTACGACAACTCACTCAACACAAAACATAAAAGATGCTTACTCTGTAATTAGTAAGTGGCTAGTAGAGCAATTGAACGATTCCTCAGTTCAGAGCATCAAAAGATTTTACGCTTATTTTAATAAAAATGTCATCTTAGTACGTGTCAAAACAGTAAGTGTAGCAGATGCTTTGAGAGTTTTTGCAACTATTAATGGTCGCGGAGTTAATTTAGGGGCTATAGATCTGCTGAAAAACTTAATATTTATGAAAACTAATAAGAAAGATTACGACCGTCTCAAGAGAAAGTGGCAAGAAATGGTCGATATTCTTTTTAAAGCTAAAGAAAATCATATGAGATTTCTTCGTTATTTTATCTTAGCGCGATATGATGATAGGGAATCTTTAAAAGAAAATGGGATTTATAACTAG
- a CDS encoding HNH endonuclease family protein yields MPLMILLAGQYLATDQFTELCRQVENIFFAYMITREPTSSFERRFIQWCSELRQVTSQEKLEKFITTYLKVEKHKISERFEIAFANLEESSVPKSQLKYILAKLTQYIDESAWGTTDPISNIKNYIDKIDIEHILPQKPTLQIISTFDAPIEIDIQIKRLGNLVLVEKTINSSLSNKPFDEKKKAYKQSKFLLTKSLVEQVTVGTNTAVDRAVQDLETFDVWTSESIKKRQKMLTLLAKKVWDIPV; encoded by the coding sequence ATGCCTTTAATGATACTTTTAGCAGGACAATATTTAGCCACAGACCAGTTTACAGAACTATGTCGTCAGGTTGAGAATATCTTTTTTGCTTACATGATTACTCGCGAACCTACTAGTAGTTTTGAACGGCGCTTTATTCAATGGTGTTCGGAATTACGTCAAGTGACAAGCCAAGAAAAATTAGAAAAATTTATTACCACCTATCTAAAAGTAGAAAAACATAAGATATCTGAGCGATTTGAAATAGCGTTTGCTAATTTAGAAGAGTCTTCTGTACCTAAATCGCAGTTGAAATATATTTTAGCTAAACTAACACAGTACATAGATGAATCTGCATGGGGAACAACCGATCCTATTAGCAACATAAAAAATTATATTGATAAAATAGATATCGAACATATTTTACCTCAAAAACCAACTCTGCAAATCATCTCTACTTTCGATGCGCCTATAGAGATCGATATACAGATTAAGCGATTAGGTAATTTAGTATTAGTTGAAAAAACAATTAATTCTTCATTGAGCAACAAGCCATTCGATGAAAAAAAGAAAGCCTACAAACAGTCAAAATTTTTGCTGACAAAATCATTAGTAGAGCAAGTTACTGTTGGAACTAATACAGCAGTCGATCGCGCGGTACAAGATTTAGAAACATTTGATGTATGGACATCTGAATCTATCAAGAAACGCCAAAAAATGCTAACGCTTTTAGCTAAAAAGGTATGGGACATACCAGTTTAA
- the mutS gene encoding DNA mismatch repair protein MutS, whose amino-acid sequence MKVPSTPTAAESQAPIQPCTDCRQIDKNKLSPMYKHYVEVKEKHPHSLLLYRCGDFFETFFQDAVIVSRELELVLTSKHGGEIGRVAMTGVPHHAWERYTTQLIEKGYAVVICDQVEDAAVAQGLVKREVTRILTPGTLLQDGMLKASRNNYLAAVAIAKNHWGLAYADISTGEFLATQGSNLEQLTQEILRLQPSEVLVPTKAPDVGTLFRPGETSEHIPECLPPSFCYCLRSQSSFNTSEARQKLIQKFKVRSLEGFGCEDLPLAVSAAGGLLEYIEDTQKESDVPLQQLRTYAITDYLILDHQTRRNLEITQTVRDGTFIGSLLWALDKTTTAMGSRALKRWFLQPLLDIKGIRARQDTIQELVENSSLRHDLRQLLRQIYDLERLSGRAGSGTANARDLVALAESMLRLPELARLVTETRSPYLRTLQKFPSELEQLGHKLRAQLVESPPIHLTEGNLIRPGISSQLDERRRLLEEDLQWVANFEIDEKARTGIPTLKVGHNDTFGYYISISRAKADQVPANYIRKQTLKNEERYYTPELKEREARILTAEKDLYQLEYDIFTELRTEVGEQADAIRNVSRAIAAADVLCGFAEVAVYQGYCRPEIVSGREIHIIDGRHPVVEKSIPAGFFVPNSTEIGSREQGAESRDKRAEGAEGTEGERATVNRQPSTVNQQLPTTNYQLPTTNYQLPDLIILTGPNASGKSCYLRQVGLIQLMAQVGSFVPAKSAKLGVCDRIFTRVGAVDDLATGQSTFMVEMNETANILNHASPRSLVLLDEIGRGTATFDGLSIAWAVAEYLATEIRARTIFATHYHELNELASILSNVANYQVTVKELPDRIIFLHQVQPGGADKSYGIEAGRLAGLPPVVIQRAKQVMTQIEQHSKIAIGLRKSTQS is encoded by the coding sequence ATGAAAGTTCCTTCTACTCCCACTGCTGCTGAATCTCAAGCACCCATACAACCTTGTACTGACTGTCGGCAGATAGACAAAAACAAGCTATCGCCAATGTATAAGCATTATGTAGAAGTAAAAGAGAAGCATCCCCATTCTTTATTACTGTATCGGTGTGGAGATTTTTTTGAAACATTCTTTCAGGATGCAGTCATAGTCTCGCGGGAGTTGGAACTCGTTCTCACCAGCAAACACGGTGGCGAAATCGGCAGAGTGGCAATGACAGGTGTACCGCATCACGCTTGGGAACGATACACAACACAGTTGATCGAAAAAGGCTATGCTGTCGTTATCTGCGATCAAGTTGAAGACGCAGCGGTTGCACAAGGGTTAGTCAAGCGTGAAGTGACGCGCATCCTGACTCCAGGGACTCTGTTGCAAGATGGGATGCTGAAAGCTAGCCGTAATAATTATCTCGCAGCAGTAGCGATCGCCAAAAATCATTGGGGTTTAGCTTATGCAGATATCTCGACAGGAGAATTTTTAGCAACGCAAGGTAGCAATTTAGAACAATTAACCCAAGAAATACTGCGACTGCAACCATCTGAAGTTCTCGTTCCTACCAAAGCGCCAGATGTAGGAACATTATTTCGTCCTGGGGAAACATCAGAACACATTCCCGAATGCTTACCACCATCATTTTGTTACTGTTTGCGATCGCAATCTAGTTTTAACACGAGCGAAGCTAGACAAAAGTTAATTCAAAAGTTTAAAGTGCGATCGCTTGAAGGTTTTGGCTGTGAAGATTTGCCCCTAGCCGTGAGTGCAGCGGGTGGATTATTAGAATATATCGAAGATACGCAAAAAGAAAGTGACGTTCCCCTACAACAACTACGCACTTATGCAATTACCGACTACTTAATTCTCGATCATCAAACTCGTCGCAACTTGGAAATTACCCAAACCGTGAGAGATGGAACTTTTATCGGTTCACTATTATGGGCTTTGGATAAAACAACTACGGCGATGGGTAGTCGTGCTTTAAAACGATGGTTTTTGCAACCACTATTAGATATTAAAGGCATTCGAGCGCGGCAAGATACAATTCAAGAACTAGTAGAAAATAGTTCCTTGCGGCACGACTTGCGGCAGCTTTTACGACAAATTTATGACTTAGAAAGACTTAGTGGTAGGGCTGGTTCGGGAACGGCAAATGCCAGAGACTTAGTAGCATTAGCAGAGTCAATGTTGCGTTTACCAGAATTAGCCAGGTTAGTCACAGAAACGCGATCGCCCTATCTTCGTACTTTACAAAAATTCCCTTCAGAATTGGAACAACTAGGGCATAAACTGCGCGCGCAGTTAGTTGAATCTCCCCCTATCCACCTCACAGAAGGAAATTTAATTCGTCCTGGGATCAGTTCCCAACTTGACGAAAGGCGACGATTATTAGAAGAAGATTTGCAGTGGGTGGCTAACTTTGAAATTGATGAAAAAGCTAGAACGGGAATTCCGACATTAAAAGTCGGTCACAACGACACCTTTGGATACTATATCAGCATTTCTCGTGCCAAAGCCGACCAAGTTCCCGCTAACTACATTCGCAAGCAAACTCTAAAAAACGAAGAACGCTACTACACGCCAGAATTAAAAGAAAGAGAAGCGCGTATACTTACGGCTGAAAAAGATTTGTACCAGCTAGAGTACGATATTTTTACCGAACTGCGGACAGAAGTAGGAGAACAAGCCGACGCAATTCGTAACGTCTCCCGTGCCATAGCAGCAGCCGATGTCTTGTGTGGCTTTGCCGAAGTTGCAGTCTATCAAGGTTATTGCCGTCCAGAAATCGTCTCAGGACGAGAGATTCATATTATAGACGGGCGACATCCAGTTGTCGAAAAATCTATACCCGCAGGATTTTTCGTACCTAATTCAACTGAAATAGGGAGCAGGGAGCAGGGAGCAGAGAGCAGAGATAAGAGAGCTGAGGGAGCTGAGGGAACTGAGGGAGAAAGAGCAACTGTCAACCGTCAACCGTCAACTGTCAACCAACAACTACCAACTACCAACTACCAACTACCAACTACCAACTACCAACTACCAGATTTAATCATCCTAACTGGTCCCAACGCTAGTGGTAAAAGCTGCTACCTGCGTCAAGTTGGTTTGATTCAATTAATGGCACAAGTAGGGAGTTTTGTGCCTGCTAAATCGGCAAAATTGGGCGTATGCGATCGCATTTTCACCCGCGTCGGTGCAGTAGACGACTTAGCAACTGGGCAATCTACTTTTATGGTAGAAATGAACGAGACAGCAAATATTCTCAACCACGCTTCACCAAGATCTTTAGTATTATTAGACGAAATTGGTAGAGGTACGGCAACATTTGACGGACTATCAATTGCTTGGGCAGTAGCAGAGTATTTAGCAACAGAAATTCGCGCTCGTACAATTTTTGCGACTCACTACCACGAATTGAACGAACTCGCTTCAATTTTATCCAACGTAGCTAACTACCAAGTCACAGTCAAAGAATTACCCGATCGCATCATATTCTTACACCAAGTTCAACCAGGCGGCGCAGACAAATCATACGGAATTGAAGCCGGAAGACTAGCAGGTTTACCCCCCGTCGTCATTCAACGAGCAAAACAAGTCATGACGCAAATCGAACAACACAGTAAAATTGCGATCGGTTTGCGCAAAAGTACACAGTCATAG